In Pecten maximus chromosome 10, xPecMax1.1, whole genome shotgun sequence, one genomic interval encodes:
- the LOC117336565 gene encoding uncharacterized protein LOC117336565 — translation MVLTKIHRAIEFIQSAWLKTYIDFNTAKRMLAKNDFEKDFFKLMNNSVFGKTMENMRKRVSVELVNTPKRLRKVCTKPNFQSFKIFNRDLVAANMKKTNIVLNRPIYAGFYILEVSKIFIFQFYYDFIKQTYGSKAELLFTDTDSLAYSIETPDWYQDLKDNAYLSGTNNYPKDSPIFSMKNCKLLGKMKDECKDRFVGLKPKMYSLKCGGIEKRTGKGVKKSASLKSN, via the coding sequence ATGGTCCTCACGAAAATTCATCGAGCTATTGAATTCATCCAATCTGCTTGGCTGAAGACTTACATTGATTTTAACACCGCAAAAAGAATGCTTGCCAAGAACGATTTCGAGAAGGACTTCTTCAAACTAATGAACAACTCTGTATTTGGCAAAACAATGGAAAACATGCGAAAGAGAGTCAGCGTTGAGCTGGTGAATACACCAAAACGACTTAGAAAAGTTTGCACCAAACCAAATTTTCAATCCTTTAAAATTTTCAACAGAGATCTTGTAGCTGCGAACATgaagaaaacaaacattgttttaaatcGACCGATTTATGCAGGGTTTTATATTCTAGAGGTctcaaaaatattcattttccaGTTCTATTATGATTTCATCAAACAAACGTATGGGTCAAAAGCCGAACTACTCTTCACTGACACCGACTCCCTCGCGTACAGTATAGAAACACCTGACTGGTATCAAGACTTAAAGGACAATGCTTACCTGTCTGGCACAAACAATTACCCAAAGGACAGTCCAATATTCAGCATGAAAAACTGTAAATTGCTCGGTAAAATGAAAGACGAATGTAAGGATCGGTTCGTTGGATTAAAACCAAAAATGTACAGCCTGAAATGTGGGGGTATAGAGAAACGTACAGGTAAGGGCGTTAAAAAAAGTGCGTCATTGAAAAGCAATTGA
- the LOC117336740 gene encoding histidine N-alpha-methyltransferase-like, with protein MATDIKQKLVKGLTSNPRHIPMWYNYDYVGSQLEFKLLMGNPDFYSTRSQISVLQQNVQEIIPQVPDNLILAELGSGNCFKTRYVINELLKRQQTLLFYPEDISEEFLSRAVTELSTEYGESLITRPIFAYHEQGLEELKKIEGTKLILWFNGLFNLSYDDQVKTLRELSTMMTDKCRLVFNADITLDKDVILKAYNDQSGLNRTLMQNGLLRLNKEQGSHIDLTNFTFEVDFISDTNPHYMSFVRTYITAKEDIRYPIPGLGIDLVMEKGERLYLHEGEGYSCKYTLEQLQNIVKKAGLRLEDTWTDSQQHAIFCRCTSVSTESSLSIL; from the exons ATGGCAACCGATATAAAGCAGAAGTTGGTGAAAGGTCTGACATCGAATCCTCGGCATATCCCTATGTGGTACAACTACGATTATGTTGGTTCTCAATTGGAGTTTAAATTATTAATGGGAAATCCCGATTTCTATTCAACAAGGAGCCAGATTTCTGTTCTACAACAAAACGTACAG GAAATCATACCACAGGTTCCTGACAATCTAATTCTGGCTGAATTAGGAAGTGGAAACTGCTTCAAAActagatatgtgatcaatgaacTGCTGAAAAGGCAGCAAACATTGCTTTTCTATCCAGAGGACATTTCTGAAG AGTTTCTGTCAAGAGCAGTGACGGAATTGTCCACGGAATACGGCGAGTCACTTATAACTCGACCTATATTTGCCTACCACGAACAAGGACTGGAAGAACTTAA AAAGATTGAAGGTACCAAGTTAATTCTATGGTTCAATGGTCTGTTCAACCTATCATATGATGACCAGGTCAAAACTCTCAGGGAACTTTCTACCATGATGACAG ACAAATGCAGGCTTGTGTTTAATGCCGACATCACCCTAGACAAGGATGTTATATTAAAGGCTTACAATGACCAATCTG GTCTGAACAGAACGTTGATGCAAAATGGTCTCTTGCGACTAAATAAAGAACAAGGGAGTCATATTGACCTGACAAATTTCACGTTTGAGGTAGATTTCATATCCGACACCAATCCCCATTACATGAGCTTCGTGAGAACATACATTACGGCTAAGGAAGATATCCGGTATCCGATAC CTGGACTTGGGATTGATTTGGTGATGGAAAAAGGCGAAAGACTTTACTTACATGAAGGCGAAGGATATAGCTGTAAATATACTCTGGAACAGTTACAGAACATTGTGAAGAAAGCCGGACTTCGCCTGGAGGACACTTGGACAGATAGCCAGCAGCACGCTATTTTCTGTCGTTGTACTTCAGTATCAACTGAGAGTTCATTGTCTATTCTTTAA